The following are from one region of the Kamptonema formosum PCC 6407 genome:
- a CDS encoding mechanosensitive ion channel domain-containing protein, protein TPFSFGDVVALPDGSRAVIRKIGLRLTSMYLIDSHSEIYIPNAAFQSQNIVNL, encoded by the coding sequence ACGCCTTTCAGTTTCGGCGATGTTGTGGCTTTGCCAGATGGTTCGCGGGCAGTGATCAGAAAAATTGGTCTGCGCTTAACAAGTATGTACTTAATCGATAGTCACTCCGAGATTTACATACCTAATGCGGCCTTTCAAAGCCAAAATATCGTCAACCTC
- a CDS encoding mechanosensitive ion channel domain-containing protein, translated as WGSSLEFNGQPVTIGLIQRGLSALNFLIVTYWIAQLLTQVVLYALKQYADRSEAMWDDVLIPILQNILPFFTYFIGGLLALQQLGFDLSGLLVTIGGAAFILGFALKDILANFFSGLVLLIDTPFSFGDVVALSDGSRAVIKKIGLRVTTMYLIDSHSEIYIPNANFQGENIINL; from the coding sequence TGGGGAAGTAGTCTGGAATTTAACGGTCAGCCAGTAACGATCGGGCTAATCCAGAGAGGTCTGAGTGCACTTAATTTCTTAATAGTAACTTACTGGATTGCTCAACTTCTAACCCAAGTAGTTCTCTATGCACTCAAGCAGTATGCCGACCGCTCCGAAGCAATGTGGGATGATGTCTTAATACCCATACTCCAAAACATCCTGCCCTTTTTCACCTATTTCATTGGTGGATTGCTAGCTTTACAGCAATTGGGTTTCGATCTATCCGGTTTGCTAGTAACAATTGGGGGAGCAGCATTTATCCTCGGTTTTGCCTTAAAGGACATTCTGGCGAACTTTTTCAGTGGCTTAGTGTTATTGATTGATACGCCTTTCAGTTTCGGCGATGTTGTTGCTCTGTCAGATGGTTCGCGGGCAGTGATCAAAAAAATTGGTCTGCGGGTAACAACTATGTACTTAATCGATAGTCACTCTGAAATTTATATCCCTAATGCCAATTTCCAAGGTGAAAACATTATTAATCTT